The sequence below is a genomic window from Echeneis naucrates chromosome 13, fEcheNa1.1, whole genome shotgun sequence.
AGCCGCGCTACACCACAGAGGCGCCCGGCTCTGCGTGCGTCACCATTAGCGCTGATTTATGAAGGCCGGTAATGGCAATCCATCTTGGGAATTTAACGaatgtgaacaaaaaacaagtggGCCAACATGAGCCCTGTGCAGTTTGTGTTCAGCTTCTGAACATCATTCAGGTCCTAATGTATGCATCATGAATCACAGTTGGTCAATGCGGATCAGCCTGGCCGTGGTCCTTCACTGTAAAACAGGGTTGCCAGAGCTGACAATTAAGCCAATCAGTATGTGCAGTGGCAGGACATGATTAGCCTCCCACAAAACAGAATAATTAACCAGCTGACATCaacatcagaaaacacagtgccagctttttcttttttttttgtttttgtctctctgtctcaacGTCAAAGTCGTAGGACAAAAGGGTCACAAAACGAGAGCAAGGTTTTTTTCTAATGCAGAGCAAATTTGCTATTTTAAtatacaggaaaacaaaagctcCATTTGTATGGCAAACGCACATTTGGCTGAGccgctgcaaaaaaaaaaaaaaagaaaaaaaagtgttatttattttgctgcagCTCCAACGAAAGGCTGACTGACATTGCGAAATCTGGGGACACGCTTTTAGCCAACAATGAAAGCTTTACAGGCTTTGTTTAAGGAAATCAAATGGAGTGATCCCATATAAAGTGAAAAGTATGGCTTATTTGGCATTATCAGCGACAATAACGCACAAAGTGAGTGCTCGTAACGGATGTGAAACTTTGCACATGCCTGTTATGAAGGTTTATGAAGCCTTACGCTCAGCTTTTCCATTTTGGAGAATGATGATTGCTGCCTGGTGTCAGCTTGATAGAAGCATGTATCTGATAATGGAGAAGAAACAACCCACTCACCCAAGATCTtcactgtctgcctgtgtgaCCTCTCCCGGGCCAAAGCGCAGGGGCCCTGCAGGTCATTTTTGCTTTTCCACAATTTGCACCCAATGGAGCCATAGAGGAGGATGAGGCAGAGCATTGGGCAGAAGAAGTAGGTGGTGGACACCCACAGCATGATGTGCAGCTGTCCTGAACTGATAGCGTAGCTGGTGTGCTTGCACTGCCCCGTGTTGTGGTCCGGGTGTGTGTCATTGTCGTACTCTACCCCAACCAGGAAGAGCGTGGGAGCCGCAGACACCAGGGCGAAGCCCCACAGGGCGAGGATGATGTACTGGACCCTGCGTCTGGTCAGCACCACCTTGCTCCTGAGGGGGAAGCTGATGGCCAGGTAGCGCTCGATGCTCAGGGCCGTGATGTGGAGGATGGTGGCCGAGGTGCAGCCCTCAAAGATGTAGTGGTAGAGGCGGCACACAGCTTCGCCGAACAGCCAGGGCACATACTTCCACAGGCGGTAGAGGTCAAAGGGCAggcagaggaagatgatgaggtCGGACACCGCCATGCTGGACAGGTAGAGGTTGGTGGTGGTCTTCATGTCCTTGAAGTGCTGGATGATGAGGATGGTCATGGTGTTGCCCGTCACCCCTACAATGAAGATGAGGATACAGATGACAGTGACGGGGAtgagggtggaggtggggaACAGGGAGCCTTCGTAGTGATGGGCATCCGCACCGTAGGGGTCCATGGCCTCTGCGCCCCCAGCATGAAGGTCCACCTGCGGTCTGGTCCAGGGCATGCCAGCTTCCACTAAGTGTTGTGGTAAAGTGTGAAATGAAGACTCAGCAGGCAGCTGGAGGAGTTCAAATAAGACGTTTAAGAaccaaaggtgtgttttttgcaAGTTTTATCACTTTAACTAGAAAGACTTTATTGGACATTTCGTATATATTTCTCAGAATTTCACTcaacaattatttttcatttgtctatTTATAATATGAACATCCATTAGTCATATTCAAGATTGTTCAgcaatgtaaataatgtaaactAATCCAAGAGAAATGCACCTTATTAGTGTTCAATGTCTAATAAATTCAgtgaaattaaatcagattgTAAAAAAAGGGctgaaacatgcaaactcacagaCTGTGATTTCTCTTAAGACAAAAATAACATctaaaaggaattaaaaaaaaaaaaattacctttaAAATCGAGCTGGATCTTTGAAACTCAGAACTTTCTCTTGGTCTCTGTGGTGTTGCTGTGTGTCgatggagagcagcagaggcagcagcagaagcgGCGCACACACCAAGTGGCAGTGCAGGTCCCTGATGCTGAGCAGCCAGTCGAGCTCCGGAGAGAGACGAAGAAAGGAGCACCTCCTCCTCAGCACCCTAAGGAGCCCGGGGAGTGGCAGCGAGGCggtctgctgtgtgtgctcgtgtgtttgcgtgtttggGT
It includes:
- the mlnr gene encoding growth hormone secretagogue receptor type 1, with protein sequence MPWTRPQVDLHAGGAEAMDPYGADAHHYEGSLFPTSTLIPVTVICILIFIVGVTGNTMTILIIQHFKDMKTTTNLYLSSMAVSDLIIFLCLPFDLYRLWKYVPWLFGEAVCRLYHYIFEGCTSATILHITALSIERYLAISFPLRSKVVLTRRRVQYIILALWGFALVSAAPTLFLVGVEYDNDTHPDHNTGQCKHTSYAISSGQLHIMLWVSTTYFFCPMLCLILLYGSIGCKLWKSKNDLQGPCALARERSHRQTVKILVVVVLAFIICWLPYHIGRNLFAQVDDYETAMLSQKFNMASMVLCYLSASINPVVYNLMSRKYRAAAKRLFLLHQRPRQARRGQGQLCVTDHISTLNESLTGV